The region AAAATAAGGAAGTGAATCAACCAACGAAGAAAGACTATGAGAAACTTACAATGTGCATGAGTTACCAAAAACcctagagggggaaaaatggaacATAAAAAGATGAAACACACTGACTGTGAACCACCTTCCCGATATGTAAGGGTCAATAGAGAACATATTACCAGGAACAGTTAATACGAATTAGAGACATGAGGACACATTTTAAACTATAATTCTGGTTCTGAATAGAGACACATctctaattggggggggggggggttggtgttTGAAAATAAGAAATGCTCCTTGAAAACATAGGCCATCAAGCTATCACTACAATACCACACGAAGCTATCGTCAGCTATGGGGATAAACTGCTCCCTAAGTGATCTAGCACATATCCACCAACCAGGGAAACTATATTACAGTGCTCAAAACCCAGCAACCAAAATAACTGTAAATACAAAGCAGTTCTGCTTGTAAAGATAAGGCACTAGAAGTGTGTTTTTAATTTGTACAGAGCCTAGTGCAACATTAGgcactataaataataataatgtgaatttttgtgtgtgttttattctaCTGCAgtatttcccaaattgtgggttgggactcatcaGTGAATCATAACCTGATTGTTGATGAGTTatgaaattgacaagctgatagctaacaaggaaaatgtaccaAACGTGAAACTGAGTTGCATGTGTGTTTTTACTTGCAAGTTTCTCAATGCATTTTGAAAGGCAGGCCGAGAATaacacaccaccagaatggttccaatctaaTGAACGCAGGCCCTAAAAAACACTAAAGAAGGAGGTcacccctccaagctgacaaggaaaatgtaggcagtgttctttttttatatcattggttcccaacccatggtcctcaagaccctgagaagcggtccacgaggtctcagaaaaaaaagattgcctttgatccagtgtcttgctgagtgagtgctcccccattGACCAACAGAGAGGGCTAAAGTGTCAGCTGTTGCTGTGGAATCcattctctaccctctctggAAGCTCATGGGAGACCATGAGAGAGCATGAGCAGAGAGAGTACGAGTAGAGTATGAATCACCCACAGTCACAGCGAGCAACCcataaatcttctctataaataataagtCGCACAAATCTCTAATAACTCCACTGCAGAGTTTGGAACTCATggtgagttaaatctgtgggttACGAACCCACAGATAAATAGGGCGTTCCCGTACTGATTTAATTGTTGGCATTTTTTATTCACATCTGGATAAAACAGCCTCAATAATGGCACAAAATGGGTCTATGCAGATCATACATTCTTTCCACCCTTATAAAGCTAAGAAGTTGCCTTACCATTCTCTTCCGGCGGCGCCATTCCTTGCAATACAGCTTCTTCTCATTGTAAACCTGCCACCAGAAAAAGCAAGTTCTTACACCCCTGACCCCCCAAAAGAACGTCTAGCAATAAGGACAGCTATGATGCGGGGAGCAGGACAGTAGCATGTTAAACAGAATGTTCACAAGATACCAGCTCAGGGAACGGTCTCAGAAATGGAGAGCAGTCATGCTTTTACTGAAGGGACCATTCACACCTAGTAAATAGGTAAGAAAAGGTATTCATAGTAAAGAAATTGATCTGATGCAATCTTAAGAAAATCCTCCTTAGGAAAGGCTCCAGAGAACATATGAACATACACTGGTTGTCTTGAATCAAGGGCCTGTTGAAACAGGCAGTTTCCATGAACTCCAGAACACACTTATTCCCACTTTGATCAAGTTAACTGCAATTCGAGTAGGGTACTGACTAACTATATTGATGTTTTCCTGACTCCATGAAGAGTAATACATATAGTGTGTTTTGGAGTCTCAAGCATCATGTATTATGTGGTGCTTGAGGGTAGCTTTGAGAATTTCATCACTACTAGGATCCCTAGACACGGCTACAGGGAATGGCAAGGTACATGTCTGGACCCATGCTAGTCTCTGTAGCGTGGCCCTCCCTTTGGCAGCTCCGttaccttttctttctcttcaggGGTCACATGATTGGCAGCAGATTTAATTCGCTCCAGTTTCTCTGTATAATTGGCACaatctttttttaattcttcaaTCTCCTTATCCATCTCTGGGGTTGTCAAAGAGCCTTTCAGTTCTTTCAGTTCTGGAATGGAATTGCTAGTTACAACAGCTGAGACAGCACTGGTCAGTGGGAAGCATCACAGGTACTCCGTGCACTGCTAACTCAAATACCAACACTTCACAAATGCTCTGTACTGTTTATGCGCTCAGTCACACGTGCACTAATTCTACACAAGACTAGCTGAGCAGATGAACTTAACCTGCCTGAACACACCTGTCTCCATATGACGGCAGTTCTGTTGGAGGGTCTGCACTTTGCAGGACAGCTCTGAAATCTCATTGTCCAGGACTTTGAGCTCTGAGTCACTGAAAGTGCCAAAGCGGTCCTGAAAGACAAAACACATAGGGAAAGGTTATTCATCTTGAAGACATAAATGGGATACTAGGTATGATTGCTGCTGCCATATTACAAACTCTACTCCCCATACATGTTAAGTATCATGTTAAGATTATGCAAtagtttattttttccccaattaCTGCTAACTTTCCCCTAATTAATGCCAGCTACAAGATTTCAATTTGCTAAATTGCTGTTTTAGAAAATTTCTTTATGGGTAGTTTATTCACAGTGGTAACTGAAGCATGCGTTTACTCCTTACAGAAactgaagagcatctctctctctcacctggtcTGGAAAATAGATTTTTTGTTTCCCATAAACCTTCTCTTTGATCTTCCCTTGCTGAGCCAACTGCTCTAGAGCCTTCACTACAGCCTAAGGAGAAACAAGAGAAGGAGCAGACTGATACAACTATTCACAATGGATCTGTAAAATTAAGATGACAGGCAGCATTTGTACAATGAAGTGTCCTTGTcaaatcaaaaactggaagttaaaCTTTGCCCCTCTGTCAGGATGATGATTGTATAACAAGCTGGGCTGAACAAATGAGCTCTAAAGCCTGTTGACGCAACTCTTGACAGTCGTCTTGCTATCAACCAGTGGGTACAGAAAATCAAGCAGTTGTGAGAGAGGAGAGAGTTGTGGATGCCTGTATCTGGCAACATCATGTGAGTTTCGATGCAGCCCTATCTCCTATGGTGCAGccttatgaagaaaggttgaATGAAAGTGTGGTCAGAAATTGCTGCAGCAAGCAGATAAGACAAAGTTGAAACTATCATCTCTCAAAAGCAACAACTGCATATTCAAGCCAGTTACTTGCCTCAGAAATGGTTCATGCCAGAGTGTGCAGTATTGTGAAGGGCACACAATATTTACTGctgtttcaaaacaaaacaggagagccaggatgtgggtcaggagttggatttagacctagaagatccaagtGGAAATCCTCACTCagtcataaagcttcctgggagaTCTTGCATCAGTCTTGCAAGACTTGCAAGACTTGcatcagtcactgtctctcagcctaacctacctcacaggatagttgtgaggacaaaaggaggaaggatCTATATACAcgaccctgagctccttggaggaagaatgccTTTCTTAGGagggtataaaaatatgaaaaaaataagaataaactCATTGAAAGGAACGTAGCAACCAaattatgcccccccccctctaaatTCAGCCAAGGACATGTATTGTATTAAAGCAGTTTCAAATTATATTCAGGAGAAACCCTAGAGTTTTCCAGATGTTCATCAGAGGTTTCTCATTGAGAACACTAAGGGCAGACCAACTTTCCTAAATGATAATTGCCCACCTTTGATTTTCCCCTACAATTACCTTTCATTATTGGTTCCAAAATCCTTTAATCCTGATAATCTCTTAAAACAGAATTGTGGTGACAACAAGGAACCATCCCTTTGATaacattttgtttaaaagcagtaaataaatattctaaataaatctACAACTGCCCCACAGAATCTGGACATCCAGCTTTTGAATGCTGACTCTTTTGACTAAGAGTCTCTGGAGTCACTCTCCTTTTTAGTGTTGTGAAATATTACAGTCCCCACACTTTCACCCCTGAAGTTGTATCTCACCGTTTTGCCCAGGCCATGCTCTCGCTGCAAGTTGCCAAAGGCATCCTGAGCACTGTGGGGTCTGTTTTGTTCCTGAAGGTAACGCAGCAGAATGGCAGCTGCACTTTCTCCAGTTCCTTGGATAGAGAAAGAAGAGTATCAGAAACAGgagattatggctgcaatcctatgcacattttcctgggagtaagcgccaatgaaaacaatgggacttacttctgagtagacataaacaGACATCTGCTGCTTGTGAAGCAAACTCATCCTAGCTGCAGGCATTAGGAATTTATATTATGGATGATAGCAAGTTTTGAGAAAAAATAGCATAACTGAAAAAATAGAAATGGTTCTCAGCATACAGAAAATAATGTTTATGGGGGGAGGGTGTTGGAGAGTAATGAACTGCAAGCAGTGACCAAAAGCCTAAATCCTTGGTTAGCTGCTTGTTTTACCTCTGGTTTGTCAACAGCCACATAACCACCTTTCAATCTCATGACCCTTCTATTTTACAGGAACAGCCACTGGGGCTGAGCAAAGGTGCACATActttgccctttaaaaaaaaaatctagcctTTGCCAGTGGATGGCTTGGATTCCTCATGGAGGAAGCTCAAGATTTCAATTTGCATACACTGGTATACATCTCTGTCCTAATTGATAAATAGCAGCTTTCTCCGTAACATGGAGTCTtctagcaccttaaagactaacccaGTCTCAAgtattttagcaccgggacctgctCTTTAGAAAaacaatttgtcaggacccaccacaagtgatgtcattaacctggaagtgatgtcatggttggaagtgacatcaccaatttAGGATTCAAACCTAaaccatgatcagccaaaggtcccattacacagcgcgCTGGTACTGTTACTTTGCATAgcttagaattcaaacattccgaatcggaagtcaaagcagacgtagacttggatccttctccaaccagaagccctcctccctttccagcatcccatcttcctgcCTATGCAGGGCAAAGCACTATGCCTCTCTCCCCGTGGGAGGctgccttgcccagcagctctgcaccctgtattttcaacggTGGCTGAGATAGGCCCTAcatgacccacttgaaattggcttgtgacccacctagtgggtcctgacccacagtttgaaaaacgctgAACTAATTTATTTCAGTTTATGCTTCTGTGGACCAGGGGTGTgtagtggatggggaggcagatgaggcagagcctctccaccagagtccttcgaagaGCACTGCCACcgctgtgggaggcacccaagcacccacaacccacgcgcactGTGCtgcttgtgggtgcttgggtgcctcccatggCGGTGGCGGTGCtctttgaaggactccggtggg is a window of Tiliqua scincoides isolate rTilSci1 chromosome 5, rTilSci1.hap2, whole genome shotgun sequence DNA encoding:
- the PSMC3IP gene encoding homologous-pairing protein 2 homolog, which translates into the protein MSGGGKAREGSAGTGESAAAILLRYLQEQNRPHSAQDAFGNLQREHGLGKTAVVKALEQLAQQGKIKEKVYGKQKIYFPDQDRFGTFSDSELKVLDNEISELSCKVQTLQQNCRHMETELKELKGSLTTPEMDKEIEELKKDCANYTEKLERIKSAANHVTPEEKEKVYNEKKLYCKEWRRRKRMATELLDAILEGYPKSKKQFFEEVGIETDEDVNVTLPLA